ATGATAATGGCAGGAGTACACATTTGTGatacaaggaggatagtggtgttgtcttcagtgatcctcaagacagggggaggacagagtctagggcagaaaatgaggagttctgttttgagtttgttaactttgaggtgacaataGGAAatgcaaatagaaatgtcttggaggcaagagtaaatatgagattgctgagaagaagagagtcagagctggagaggtaaattagggaatcatccatatggagaaggtagttgaagtcatgggagcacatgaattgtccaagggagtgggtgtacctGTAGAATAAAAGGGGTTCTGAACCGATCCTTGATGGACTCCTTCATTTagatggagggaggcagaggagcctgtgaatgaGATCGCAAAGGGGCAGGAAactagaagaggacagtgtcagttaaGCCTAGGTTGGGTAAagtttccacaagaagggggtggtcgacagtgttgaaggcagctgagacgtcaaggatgattaggatggaggccgttggattaggcaaaaggaaaaactggcgatcttagagaaggcagtttcagagGAACAAATTGGGCAGAAACGGAACAAattgggcagaaaccagattggagtgaagcaaggacagaattggaggagaagaagcagacatcttgctcaaggagtttggaaaagaatggtagtaggaagataggacaatagctCATCGTAGTGAGGACAAAGAAGgtctttttttaagataggggatacgTGATCATGTTTACAAGCAACGTAGAAGAAGGCGTTGGCAAGTGAATGGTATCAGATGGGGTCAGAAGAGCTGGTGGAGTGTGTAGGTTTTAAGAGGAGGTCTACTCTTTtccatgatccctgtcaatgaaagGCAGTAGCTGACTTTGTgggattctacctggaatcctatctcaatcaattgtatttattaagggctttttggtgcagagcactgtacttaacactgggaagagcacattacaatagagctggtagacatgatcccttcccttacgGGTTTTATAGACTAGTAGTAGCGGcaagcattaaaatgaattgcagcagcagagtataaggctatggatAGAGTACTGTGCGACTGGAAGTAGGGTGAATgtcaaagttcttaaaggatacaggCCCTAATGCTTAGATTAATCAACAAAGAAACGATAttagtgagcactgtactaagtgcttcaaaaattacAGCGCAAATTACCACTGCGACAAAGaattctaccacttgtcatcttagtgactttggacaagtcacttaacttctctgtgcctcagttacctcacttgtaaaaaagTGGATTAAAACCTTGAGTCCCTcttggacaacctaattgccttgcatctaccccaataattagaacagcacttggcacataataatcactttacaaataccattttaaaaaaaggatttaaCATACTAGTTTgggaaacagtcattaaaataaattacaggtagaggaagcatcAGCAAATAAAGATATTATATAAGTACTTTGTGTCTGTGGATGAAGTGAGAAAAAACGTTTTCAAAGGGTACTaattcaagtgtatagatgaaatagaagagaaggccaatagagtAGGGAAATGGGAGTATATtcagaggaggctacttggaggagatatgatttagtagggtttttagtagggtttcagagaagcagcgtggctcagtgggaaaagcccgggcttgggagtcagaggtcatgggttctaatcccagctcggccacttgtcagctgtttgactttggtcaagtcacttaacttctctgtgtctcagttacctcatctgtaaaatgcggttaagactgtgatccccacgtgggacaaccttcattaCCTTGGATTCCCTCCcggcccttagagcagtgcttggcacattgtaaatgcttaacagacaccaacattatcgttattattatcactatttttgAAGTTGTAGTAAGTAGTAGCCGCATGGCCTAGGACTTCAAATCAGAGAACCTTAATTTTAACCTGACTGCcactacctgctgggtgatctcaacaagtcatttaacctctctgggccccagtttccccacgtgaaaatggagataaagaactgttctccctccgactaagGCTTTGAGGTGCTGTTTAtgttgaatctacctcagcacttagacctgtgtttgtcacatagtaattgCTAAACAGTTACCCCagtaattattttttattgttgtatctgggccaaaatgcactcctgcctcctgtcaccccatcacaTTATTAATTTTCCTGAGATTGGCTATAGCTTTTCTCCAGAAGCCCCCCAACACTAATAGCAGACTCAGAAGATTTTCAGcttgggatgttgactttgcaccattcttcactctcgcaggcagctcatgacatctcccagaccatgtctaacatcacgacaGTGACAGAATCCCTCCTCCCGGGATTCTCcgacatccgggagttgcagctgatccacaccgcgctgttccttctggtctatctggcagccgttatggggaatctcctcatcattgccgtcaccacccttgaccggcacTTGCACATCCCCATGTatgtcttcctcaagaacctgtctatCTTGACCttggctacatctccgtcacagtccccaaatccatcttcaattccCTTACAAatatcaactccatctctctgctggacTGCGTTACCCAGGTATTCTTCGTGTTTTTATACGGTGGATCAGAGTTGGCCCTGCTCACcgtgatgtcccacgaccgctctgatgccatctgccaccccctgaacTATGAGATCACCATGCCCCACGGagcctgtgtacgcatgttggctgcctcttcaTTCAGAAGCTGCTTGAATACCATCatgtacacagccagcaccttctctctatccttctgtggccccaacactgtccagcagttcttctgcgatggtccccagttgctaagaATTGCATATTCCACTTACCATGTCTCAGAAGATGTGAGTTTCGCCATCAGTATCTGTTTAGGTTTCTTCTGCTTTGTGTTCATCGTGGGCTCCTttgtccgcatcttctcagctgagctgaggatgccgtcggcggtgggccgctccaaagccttctccaccagcCTACCCCACCTGGTCGTCGTCACTCTGTTCGTCACGACTGGcttctctgcctacctaaagccgATATCACACGCTCCCTCTGCACTTGACCTGCTGGTGTCTATTTTCTATGCTGTGGTGCCCCCAACACTTAatgccctcatctacagcctgagaaaccgggatATGAAGCCAGCGATGGGAAGACTGCTATGGCCAAAATATATGCCAAAGGAGAAACCATCTATCGGAGAATAGGTCTTTTTCCCTGACTATGCCTCTAACTTCACTAGTCTTCACTTCAGAATGGCTTTACCTCATCAGTGTCTGGGtaactaagtggaaagagcactagcctgggaatcagaggactagaTTCTAGTGCGGGGTCTGCCACTATCTGTAGGTTGACATTGGAAAAGTTAGTAAAACTTTCCgtacctctgtttccttttctgtacaatagggatgaaatagccattctctctcctactttgataaCTTATgtagggtaaggactgtgttttAACCCAAGAAACGagatctaatacagtgcttggcatatgataagggcttaacagatatcatctgcctattttatggtcgcttctgcatgttaattgttaactgctctctgtgatgtcatcatctgcttattttattattcccattgaatgttaattgttaacgtctcTCAATGTCATCGCCTGCTTATTTTGCTGTCATCACACGTTAATtgctaactgctctctgtgatatcatctgcttattttttttgccatcacatataaATTGTTATCTGCTTTGTGAGATATCATCATCTgcatattttattattgccatagcatgttaattgttaactgctctctgtgatgtcaacacctacttattttattattgctaatgTATTACTGCTACTGGGTtttaattgttaacctcccactgtgctgtcgtttaccttgctgatctcaccCCATggactatcaattcccctgttcccaactgcccttcccattcctccgcttccccttcccctctcccacacagctCTATCCCTCCCTTTACCCCATCCCCACTCGTCCCCCTCGCTCCcttcccaggatccctctgtatcaGCGccaaccctcttctcctcccttccagcaccctccctcccctcttcccggtccccaacccatcccagttctcctttctgatcgccacccttcatccccctctccccgcccaggcccccgccaactcatcccaatccaaaccctccccaaccctcgcacccttcccgctccctcctttccctccccaactgctgccaagtgtggcctttggaatccccgctccattataggtaagctccctttcatcctggacctattcctttccagttctctactcctcctcgccctaactgaaacatggctctctccggacgacacggtctcttctgctgctctctccagtggaggcctcttcttctcccaatcccccagACCCACTGGAAAAGGATGAGGTGTCAGATTCCTTCTCACTCACCAATGTCGTTTTCGCActattcccttctccctcttccctttccttcccctcctttggagcccacattattcgcctctaccaccccctcctgattcttgtagccatcatctaccgccccccaggACCCACCTCCAACGTCTTCAACGAATTTGACCCCTTTcttgccttccttctcttcttttccatgcccactgtgatcatcggagacttcaacatccacatggatgtccctggtgactcatcTGCCGCCCTCCTTCTAGCTCTTcatgacgctgccaacctcttgctccaccccacctcgcccactcaccgacTTGGTCACACCaccgacctcatcatctcctaccgctgcactatctccaccctcaccaactctgaaatccctctctctgatcatacccttctcccctgcctcctcactcacactcctaccCCCTATAAATCTATATTTTCACCTCAAAGCGACCTCCACACTCTcggccccatccatctttctgagtgcctcacaccccacctggcctccctttcctctctacacaatcttgattatcagattactgctctcaactctaacctctctactcagctcacctctcccgctcccctttcccttcgctgctctcgtaccactaacccacagccctggatcactgctactgtcctcgtccttcactcttatgctcgagctgctgaacgctgctgtcgAAAgactaaacaccaggccaaactTGTTTACTTCAAGGTTATCCTTTTCTGACTTAACTCTACCGTTTcccctgccaggcaaaactatttctcctacctTATCGGCACCCATGCCCagcatccccatcagctgtttcGTATATTTAACTCTCTTCTtaggcccccctcctccatccctcaccctcaacgatctggcctcctagttcattagtaaaattaaatccatcatgtcttagctccccaaagtcactcctcccccttctccaacccccctgctctcaaccctcactgctactctcccatccttcccagtagtatgaggagttgagatctcctccctcctctcaagtgctactcctaccacctgtgcttctgacgccATTCTCCCTCATCATATGAAACCtcttgccctttccctcctcccctccttaacatccatcttcaaccgctcactcttcactggtttcttcccctctgcctttaaacatgcccacgtctctcccatcctaaaaaacccctctccagATCCTacatcaccttctagttatcgccctatctcctcctaccattcctttccaaactccttgaacgagtcgtctacatgcgctgcctcgaagtcctcaacgccaactctctcctcgaccccgtccaatcaggcttccgtcccctaaattccacggacactgccctctcGGAGGTcaacagtgacctcctgcttgccaagtccaacggctcctactctatcctaatcctcctcgacctctcagctgccttcgatactgtggaccacgcccttctcctcaacatgctatccaaccttggtttcacagactctgtcctctcctggttctcctcatatctctccagccgttcattctcagtcttctttgcgggcttctcctcccccccaccatccccttactgtaggggttcctcaagggtcagttcttggtccccttctgttctctatctacactcacttccttggtgaactcattcgctctcacggcttcaactataatctctacgctgatacccaaatctatatctctgcccctacactctctccctccctccaggctcgcgtctcctcctgccttcaggacatctccatctggatgtctgcctcctatctaaaactcaacatgtacaagactgaactccttatcttccctcccaaaccctgccctctccctgactttcccatcactgttgacggcactaccatccttcccgtctcacaagcccgcaaccttggtgtcatcctcaaccccgctctctcgtttacccctcacatccaagctgtcaccaaaacctgccggtctcacctccacagcattgccaagatccgccttttcctctccatccaaaccactgccctgctcgttcaatctctcatcctgtcccaactggattaatgcatcagcctcctctctgatctcccatgctcctgtctctccccacttcaatccacacttcatgccgcTTCCCGgatcttctttgtgcagaaacgctctgggcatgttacacccctcctcaaagatctccagtggctaccaatcaacctacgcaacaggcaaaaatcctcaccctcggcttcaaggctctccatcacctcgccccctcctacctcacctcccttctctccttctacagcccagccctcacccccagctcctctgccgccaatctcttcactgtgcctcgttctcgcctgtcccgccgtcgacccctggcccacgtcatcccctggcctggaatgccctccctccgcacaaccgccaagctagctctcttcctcccttcaaagccctactgagagctcacctcctccaggaggccttcccagactgagtcccctccttcctctccccctccccaccaaccccgccttacctccttcccctccccagagaacctctatatatgtatatatgtttgtacgtatatattactctacttatttatttattttatttgtacatatttattctatttattttattttgttaatatgttttggtttgttatctgtctcccccttctagattgtgagcccgctgttgggtagggactgtctctatatgttgacaacttctacttcccaagcacttagtacagtgctctacacacagtaagtgctcaagaaatacgattgaatgaatgaatgaatgaatgccccctcctTGCCATGCTTTTGCCAAGCTTGGGTCCATTGAGTTGGCTTCGGGGTACTAACGTATCACGTTACCATGGTCAATCTGAGATTTAGGAGAAGTCAGAACCAATTCCTCCTTGTTTGTGCCCTggaaatcccccccccccaatctctgaaaccaggtggctTGTCCCATTGTACCGGGTCTGAACTCTGGAGACGTTCTGGGACTTTTACAGCTCTCAGTTCTGGGACTTTGCTGTGaacaaggctgtgccagtcacagaacagtccagccccctATCGTGCTTAcaatcaaaattattttacagttagcAAACCTCCATAAAATGTGATCGATGGCCTCCAGTCCCACAGAATGAGGAGAGTAGCAGGGCCAAATAAGCAGGAACCCACCCCACGTCaatgagttcctcctgaaatgaaTGGGGttgatcaagcactcactccaaacacgatgctaaatgctgaactaaacacaagttatcaatacAATATGGGGAGAGACCACTCTCTGGTCcttagaaagggaaatgagggattgagaggggaagacctctttgaagagatgtgattcttataaggctttgaacataGGGAGAGAGatcgtctgccagatatgaacagggaaagAATCACAAGCTATAGGAAGGGtgtaggcaagtggtcagaggtgaagtagacaagatagaggtacgatgagtaggttgccattagaatagtgatgcatgtggcctgggttgtaatgggtAATCAACCAGGTAAGGTATGAAGGGCCAGGTcgattgagaatttaaaagctgagagGAAGGCATTTCTAttcgttgtggaggtggatggtcaaccattggGGATTTTAGAGGAACgtagacatcaatcaattaatcgatcaatcatacttattaaacgtttactgtgtgcaaaggactttactaatcatttaggagagtacaatataacaataaataaacacatccccagccctcagtgagcttaaaatctggagcaggagaccgacattaatagaagtaaatgaattgcagatgtgtacataagtgttgtggggatgatgGAGGGTGAATAGAGGATACAAATcctaatgcaagggtgatgcagagggagtgggagaagcagaaatgatggcttagttagggaagaccttttggaggaggtgtgcttgtgataagactttgaaggtgacaaggatcatcgtctgtcagatatgaagagtaagggCACTCCAGTTCAGAGGagtgatgtgggtgagagtttgggagCGAGGTAAACGAGATTGAGGTGCAatgagtagattgacattagaggagtgaaatgtgcgggctgggctgtagtaaaaaATCGggagggtaaggtaggaggaggcaaggcgattgagcgctttaaagccaatggtaaaagatttagtttgatgcggaggttcatgagaaaccactggagtctcctatggagtggggagaggcggactgaacagttttatagaaaaatgatccagtcagcacagagaagacaggaggcagcaaggtcagccaggaggttgcTGCATTCATGATAACAgactacgataagtgcttggaccaacatAGAAGCAATTTGGATGAatagttaaggatgggtttcaatggtgttgtgaaggtaacaccaacagtatttggtgacattgaatatgtgtgttaaaTGAGAGAGCTGTCGATGATAATGGCAGGAGTACACTTTTGTGAGACAAGGAACACAGTGttgctgtcttcagtgatcctatagaaagggggagaacagagtctggggcaaaaatgaggagttctgttttgagcttgttaactttgaggtgacaacaggaaatccaaatagaaatgtctagAACGCAACAGTAAATGTGAGACTGTTGAGAAGGAGaatgagtcagggctggagaggtaaattagggaatcatccttatggagaaggtagttgaagtcatgggagtggttcaagggagtgggtgtatctgtAGAATAAAAGGGGTTCTGAACCGATCCTCGagagactcccacatttagagggtgagaggcagaggagcctgtgaaagagatcacAAAGAGatggaaaactaggagaggacagtgtcaatgaagccgaggTACGATAATGCTTCCCGAAGAAGGCGGTGGTCAACAGTGTAGAATTCAGCTGAGACGTCAAgaatgattaggatggaggcctttGGATTAGGCAAAAAGAAATCACTGCTGACCATAGaggaggcagtttcagtggaacaaAGAGGGCAGAAACtagattggagtgaatcaaggacagaatGGGAGGAGAAGATGCAGACTTCCAAACTTGTtcaatggtaggaggaagataggacaatATGTGCTGGTAGTTGTAAGGCCAAAGAATTTTTTTCAAGATAGGTGATACGAGAGCACGTTTACAAGCAACGTAGAAGAACCCACTGGCAACTGAATGGTAGaggatggggtcaaaagcactGTTAGAGAGTGTAGATTTTGGGaggaggtctactctttaccatccctgtcaatgaagggcagtggatgaccttgtAGGAGGGTGCAGTAATTATGTACCTACTCACTgacatggaaatatatctggattctacctggaatcctatctcaatcaattgcatttattaagtgccttttggtgcagagaactgtactaagcactgggaagagcacaatacaatacagttggtagacatgatccctttccttaAGGGGTTTATATACTAGTAGGAGAGACATGcatctaaataaattacatataggggaagcagcatagtataaAGCTATGGACAGAGTGCTGTGCAAATGGGAACAGGGTGATTATTAAAGTTTTCAAAGGATGcggaccctaatgcttagatcagtCAACTAAGAAATAatattagtgagcacttactccgtgcagagcactgtactatgtgcttggaaaattacagcgcAAATGATCATTGTGCTCAcagagctctgccaattgtcatcttaatgactttgggcaagtaacttaacttctctgtgtctcagttacctcatctgtaaaaaaggggattaaaactgtgagtcccaagtgggacaacctgattaccttgcatctaccgcatTGCTTagagcagcacttggcacatggtaaacacttaacgaatacgattttttaaaaaggagctaacatattagctggggagacaggcattaaaataaattacaggtattggaagtggcagcaaataaagatatcacataagtgctttgtgccTGGGGGTTGAGTGAGAACAAGGGTTCTCAAAGTGTACAGTACTGTTTCAAATGTATGCATGGTATAGAACAGAAGGCCAAAGAGTGGGGAAATTAGAGTATAATCAGTGGAGGCAatttggaggatgtgtgatttAATAGCATTTTTGAAGATGGTGCGAGTAGGAGTATCATACAGTAGctgtatggcctattggaaaaccagaaggctgggagtcagaggacctttgttTTCAacagactttgccacttgccagctgagtgattttagcaaatcacttaatctgtacgagctccagtttcctcacctgtaaaatggggattaagaacggtTCTCCctctctacttagattgtgaagtgctgtttatcttgtatcgaccccagcactttaaactgtatttggcacatagtacgttcttaacagataccccagttATCATTTTTCGCTGATGTATAcgggccaaaatgcactccagCCTCCTGtcagattataaattttcttgagactggttatagctcttctccagaaaatcccCAACACTAATAACGGACTCAGAATatgctcagtttgggatgggACTTTGCACCACTCTTCACActcacaggcagctcatgacatttcccagaccatgtctaacatcacaacggtgacagaattcctcctgggattctccgacatccgggagttgcagctgatccacactcCGCTGTTCCTTCCGGTCTATCTGGCTGCCCTGATGGTGAATCTtctcatcattgccgtcaccacccttgaccggcacttgcacacccccatgtacttctttctcaagaacctgtccgtcgTTGACGTCGCATGtatctccgtcacagtccccaaatccatcctcaattctCTCACGAAGGTTAACTCCATCTCTCTGATGGGCTGCGCTAcccaggtattcctcgtattGTTATTGGCTTGATCAGAGATGGCCCGGCTCACGGAGCTGTCCGACTACTGTTATgtagccatctgccgccccctgcactatgagatcatcatgcccaacagggcctgtgtacgcatgttggctgtCTATTGGTTCAGCAACTTTTTGAATGCCATACACAGCaagcaccttctctctatccttctgtggccccaacactgtccaccaggTCTTCTGCGATGGtgcccagttgctaagacttgcattATCCACTGATCATGTCACAGAAGATGTGTGTTTAGCCATCAACATCTGATTTGCTTTCTTCAGCTTCATGCACATCGTGGGCTCCTATGCctgcatcttctcagccgtgccgGTGATGCCGTCGGTGGAGGGctgctccaaagccttctccaactgtcAGCCCCACCTGGTTATCGTCATTTTTTTCGCACGTCTGGCatctctgcctacctaaagccaatttcagactctccctctgcactggacctgctgttgtctgtgttctatgctgtgatgccccctacccttaatcccctcatctacagcctgaggaactgggacatgaaggcaggTGATGGgcaaatttagaaactcttgcacattaagtataggcttcgatttggcaacggctagaccgacctgtctgctgggcgacttcgaccgggcttgacagataaccaatt
This DNA window, taken from Tachyglossus aculeatus isolate mTacAcu1 chromosome 3, mTacAcu1.pri, whole genome shotgun sequence, encodes the following:
- the LOC119925368 gene encoding olfactory receptor 14I1-like: MLVSNDYEQSTLIHTALFLPVYLAAVMGNILIIAITTLDRHLHIPMYFFLKNLSILDLGYISVTVPKSTFNSLTNINSISLLGWAAQVFFVFLFGGSELALLTVMSHDRYVAICRPLHYEIIIPHGACVNGKPLQVPEEWVFFVFLYGGSELALLTVMSHDRSDAICHPLNYEITMPHGACLLRIAYSTYHVSEDVSFAISICLGFFCFVFIVGSFNLSVVDVACISVTVPKSILNSLTKVNSISLMGCATQVFCDGAQLLRLALSTDHVTEDVCLAINI